The Nocardiopsis composta genome includes the window CGGACGACTGGGCCCGCATCTCCGGTAAGAAGGGCGAGCGGATCGTCTACATCCGCACCCTGGTCTCCGGCAAGAAGGGCGCGGACTCCGGCCGGTCCATCGACACCGTGGCCAACACCGGCCAGTACCTGTAGGGACGCGGCTCGAAGCAGCATGAAGGGGCCCGCCGGGGATTCCGGCGGGCCTCTGCCGTTCCCCGGCCTGCCCGGAATCCCGCGACGGCGGGGCGGCCGTCCGCATCCCCGGCGGCCTCTCAGCCGAGGGCGGCGAAGACGGCCATGGCGGCGGCGCCGATCAGCCCGCCGACCGCGACCTGGCCCGGGGTGTGGTCGCCCAGGTGCACCCGGGACCAGCCGACCAGCAGCGCCGCCGGCCAGGCCGCCGCCGCGGCGGCGGGGCCGTAGAGCGCGCTCAGCGCGGTGGCGGCGCCGAAGGCCACCAGGGAGTGCACCGAGACCTTCCACTGCGCCCGCTCGGTGATCGCCCAGGTGACCACCAGCGAGGCCGCCATGCACGCCACCAGTACGACCAGGGCGCGCGGCGCGCCCGCCGCCCACATCAGCAGCGTGCCGGCGGCGGTGGAGCCCAGGCAGACCGCCAGCGGGAGCCGGCGCTGCTCGCGGCGGCGGACGTGCCGGTCGGTCCAGGCGCCGGCGCGCACCCCGTAGAGGATGGCCGCCATCGGCACCGCGGCGCCGAAGACGGCGGCCAGGGCGCCCCAGCCCAGCGCGGGCAGCGCGGCGCCGGTGGCGTGCCAGGAGGTGCCGAACACCAGGACGGTGACGACGACGGCGGGCGCCAGCCCTTCGGTGCCGATCCGGGCGAGCAGGCCGAGCGGGCCCCGGCGGCGGTCGGGGGCGGCGGTCTCAGCGGGCACGGGCAGGGCTCCTTCACGTGGTGTTCTGCGCCGCCGGCGGCCGGGGCCGAGCCCGAGCGGCACCTCCCCGGCATGCCTGCTGGGGCCGCAGGCGAGCCCGGTGCCTCTCTCCGCCGGGCGGACCGGGGACGGCCGCCGGCGCGGGCCGCACGCCGGGGCGGGCCGGTACGGGGGCGGCCACCGGGCCGAGGAGTCCCACCGATGGCGCGGCGCGCGCCGCGCCGTCAGCGCGGGCGCAGGATACCGCGCTCCATCGCGACCGAGATCGCCGCGGTCCGGTTGTCCACCCCGAGCTTGTCGTAGATGTGCCCCAGGTGCGTCTTGACGGTCGCCTCGCTGACGAACAGCTCCCGGGACAGCGCCCTGTTGGACAGGCCGCGGGCCAGCAGGTGCAGGATCTCGGTCTCCCGCGGGCTGAGCGCGGTGCGCGGCGTGCGCAGCCGGCCCACCAGCCGGGCGGCCACCCCGGGGGAGAGCGCGGTCTCGCCGCGCGCCGCCGCGGACACCGCCTCGCACAGCCGGTCCGGCGGGGCGTCCTTGAGCATGTAGCCGGCGGCGCCGGCCTCCACCGCGGCGAGGATGTCGGCGTCGCTGTCGTAGGTGGTCAGCACCAGCACCGGCGGGGCGTCCGGGAGTTCGCCGATGGCGCGGGTGGCGTCGGCGCCGTCCATCCCGCCGCCCATCCGCAGGTCCATCAGGACCACGTCGACCGCGGTGCCGGCGAGCACCGCCAGCGCCTCCCGGCCGTCGGCGGCCTCGGCGACCACCTCCATCTCCGCGCGCTCGTCGAACATGGCGCGCAGCCCGCGCCGGACGACCGGGTGGTCGTCGACGAGCAGCAGGCGCAGCGGTCGGTCGGTCACGGTCTCCCTGCCTTCCTTCACGGCTGTGCGTCCCCGGCCGCCTGCACGGACGGAGGGCCCGAGGGCGCCGGGCGGCTTCCGGGGCGTGCTGCGGGCGGAAGCGGGCCGAAGGCGACCGCCGCCTCCGGGCGGTGAGCGCACCGGCCGGACGCCGGGCCGCCGCGCGGCGCCGGCGGCAGCGGCCGGACATGCGGGCGGCCACCCGGTCCGGCCTGCGAGAAGGCCGTTCGGCCCGGGACCGGCGGCTCCGCTCGGCCGCTGCACGGCGCCCCCCGCGTCGATGTCGACGCTGCGGGGCGGCGGAGCGCTCTGAAGTCCCCGCGACGTCGAGACCGGTACGGGAGCGGGGCGGCCCGCCGCCGGGCACCCGGGCGGCCGCTCGCGTCCCGGACGGCCTCTGCGCCGCTCACGGTCGGTCACCGCGCCGGCTTGACGCGGGTTCAGACGGGTTCATCGGGGGTTCCTCCTCGGCGCCGGCGGGCTCGGGGCCCAGCGGCAGGGTCACCGCGAGGGCGGTGCCCTCCCCCGGGGCGGATTCCAGCTGCAGGCGGCCGCCGAGCTCGGCGACGCGGTCGCCCAGTCCGCGGGTGCCGTAGCCGGTGCCGTCGGCGCGGCCGTGCTCCACCCCGGCCGGGTCGAAGCCGCGCCCGTCGTCGTAGACGTCGAGGGCGACCTCGCCGTCCAGGTAGGCCAGGGTGACCACGGCGGTGCGCGCCCGGGAGTGCGCCGCGACGTTGGCCAGGCCGACCTGCCCGGCGCGGAGCAGCGCCACCTCGAAGCCGGCCGGCAGCGGGGCCGGGTCGCCCTCCAGGCGGAACCGGCAGTCGATGCCGCTCTCGGCGGAGGTGCGCGAGCACAGCCGGCCCAGGGCGTCGGCGAGCGAGCCTGAGGAGAGCGCGGGCGGCGCCAGGGCGCGGACGAACCGGCGGGCCTCGGCGAGGTTCTCCGCGGCGGTGTCCCGGGCGTCGGCGATCCGCGCGGCCGCGGCGCCGGGGTCGGTCCGCACCGCCCCCTCCGCGGAGCGCAGCAGCAGCACGATGCTGGACAGGCCCTGGGCCAGGGTGTCGTGGATCTCCCGGGAGAGCCGCTCCCGCTCGGCGAGGGCGCCGGCCCGGTGCTGGGACTCGGCGAGCTCGCCTCGGGCGCGCTCCAGGTCCTCGATCAGCCGGCGGCGCTGCTCGCTCTCGGTGTACAGGGTGGCGTACCCCAGCGCGATCACCACCGCGAAGGCGGCGCCCAGCAGCGGACCGAGCAGCATGCCGGTGCCCAGCTCGCGGGCGTGCAGCGCCTGGGAGGCGATGACCGCCGCGGTGATCACGGCGACCGCGACCACCGCGTGGAACCGGCGCAGCAGGTGCAGGTGGAGGAAGAACAGCGGGAAGGCGAGCCAGGAGAAGTCCGGGCTGAGCAGCAGCAGCCCCGCCCACACCGCGGTGACCAGGGCGAGCCAGCACAGCGCGGTGCGCCGGCCGGGCAGCCGCCGCAGCAGCGGCGGGCCGCAGGCGTAGACCGCGCCGAGCACGGCGGCGCCGGCCAGGGCCGCCCAGTCCGCCGGGCCGGCGCCGCCGGTGAACAGCCGGGCCGCGGCCACCGCGAGCAGCAGGAAGAACGCGGCGTGCAGGCAGCCGCGCAGGACGGCGAGCACGGTCGCGGTCCCCGCGGAGAGCGGGGCGAAGGGCGCCCGGTGAGCGGAGTGCATTCACTCAACGGTAGGCCGCGGCCGCCCCGCCCGCATCAACCGAACGGCGGATGCCGGGCTCGACCCTTCCGCCGCCCGGAGCCGCCCGGCCGTCCGATGGAATCCGGGGCGCGGGGCGGGAGGGTCGACGGTGCGCGGCGACGCCGCGCCGCGGGGCCGGTCCCGGTCCCGCGCACGACGAATCCCTTCCAGGAGGCCCTGCCGTGTTCGTGGCCGTCCGCGACATCCGCTTCGCCAAGGGGCGGTTCGCGCTGATGGGCTCGGTCGTCGCCCTCATCACCCTGCTGGTGGTCCTGCTCTCCGGGCTCACCGCGGGGCTGGCCGACGAGTCCGTCTCCGCGATCGACCGCCTGCCCGCCACCAGGATCGCCTTCGGGGCGGCCGGCGACGCCGACCCCGAGGAGTCCTTCGCCGACAGCTCGGTCACCGCCGAGCAGCTGCGGTCCTGGTCCGGCACCGACGGCGTGGCCTGGGCCGAGGCGCTGGCCGTCACCCCCGCCCGGCTGGAGCTGGCCGACGGGTCCGCCGCCGCCGCCACGGTGCTCGCCGCCGAGCCCGGCGGGCGCCTCGCCCCGGAGGGCACCGGCGACGGCGCCCTCGTCGTCTCCGAGCCGCTCGCCGAGGAGGAGGGCCTGGCGGCCGGCGACACCGTGGCCGTCGCCGGCCGCGACTTCACCGTGGGCCGGGTCGCCGGCGACGACTCCTACAGCCACACCCCGGTGGTGTGGACCTCCCTGGCCTCCTGGCGCGACCTGGCGCCGGACGGCGCCGCGGACGTCCCGGCGGGCACGGTGATCGCCGCCGAGGCCGGCGGCGACGCCGCGGCGGCGGCCGACGAGGCGGCCGGCACCGTCTCCGCGACCCGCTCGGCCGGCCTGGCGGCGATCGGCGCCTACTCCTCGGAGAACGGCTCGCTGATGATGATCCAGGGCTTCCTGTACGCCATCTCGGCCCTGGTGGCCGGGGCGTTCCTGACCGTGTGGACCATCCAGCGCACCGGCGACATCGCCATCCTCAAGGCGCTCGGCGGCTCCACCGGCTACCTGCTGCGCGACGCGCTGGCCCAGGCCCTGGCGGTGCTGGCGGCCGGCTCCCTGATCGGCGGGGCGGCCGGCGCGGCGCTGGGCGCCGCGGCCGCCTCCGCGGTCCCGTTCTCGGTGAGCGCCGGCACCACCCTGCTCCCGGTGGCCGCCATGGTGGCCCTGGGCATGCTCGGGGCGGTCCTGGCGGTCCGCCGCATCACCTCCGTCGACCCGCTGACCGCCCTTGGAGGCGTCCGATGAGCATCGAACTCACCGACATCACCCTGACCTACCCGGACGGCGACTCCCGGGTGACGGCGCTGGACCGCGTCTCGCTGGCGGCCGGCCCCGGCGAACTGCACGCCGTGGTGGGCCCCTCCGGTTCGGGCAAGTCGAGCCTGCTTGCGGTCGCCGCGGCGCTGATCCGCCCGGACTCCGGCGGCGTCCGCATCGACGGGCAGGAGGCGTCCGGGCTGTCCGCGGCGGAGCTGAGCCGGCTGCGCATGCACCGGGTCGGCATCGTCTTCCAGCAGCCCAACCTGGTCTCCTCGCTCACCGCCGTCGAGCAGCTGCTGGCGGTGGAGCACATGCGCGGCCGGCCGGTGCGCTCGCACCGCGCGGCGGCCGAGCGGATGCTGGCCGCGGTCGGGCTGGCCGGCCGGGGGCACCGCCGCCCGGCGCAGCTCTCCGGCGGCGAGCGGCAGCGGGTCAACATCGCCCGGGCGCTCACCGGTTCGCCGCGGGTGCTGGTGGTGGACGAGCCCACCGCGGCCCTGGACCACGAGCGCGGGGCCGGGATCATGGACCTGCTCGCCGAGGTCACCGCGGAGTTCGGCACCGCCACCCTGGTGGTCACGCACGACACCGAGTACCTGGACCGGGCCGGCGCGGTCTGGGAGATGCGCGACGGCCGGCTGTCCGCCCGCGCCGCCGCGGCCGCGGCGCCCGGGTGACCGGACCGCCCCGCCCGGCGGAGTCCCGGGGCGCCGTCTCCTTCCAGGCGCACCCGCCGGGAAGGAGACGGCGCCCCGGGGCCCGGTGGAAAGGGGAGCCGCGGGTCCGGCCCCGGGGCGGGTGGGGGACCGGGCCGGAGACGGTCCGGCCGCAATTCGCGGCGCGGAGTTCAAGACGCCGTATCGGTGGATAACCTTCCAACATGACTGTGCGGCGGATTATGGGCATCGAGACCGAGTACGGCATCTCCGTGCCCGGCAACCCCGGTGCCAACGCGATGGTGACCTCGACCCAGGTGGTCAACGCCTACCTGGCGGCCTCGGCCGCGCGGGCCCGCAAGGCCCGCTGGGACTTCGAGGAGGAGAACCCGCTGCGCGACGCGCGGGGGTTCGACCTGGCGCGGGAGGTCGCCGACCCCACCCAGCTCACCGACGAGGACCTGGGCCTGGCCAACGTCATCCTCACCAACGGGGCGCGGCTGTACGTCGACCACGCCCACCCCGAGTACTCCGCGCCGGAGGTCACCAACCCGCGCGACGCCGTGCTGTGGGACAAGGCCGGCGAGCGGGTGATGGCGGACGCGGCCGCCCGAGCCTCCGCGGTGCCCGGGGTGGAGCCGATCCAGCTCTACAAGAACAACACCGACAACAAGGGCGCCTCCTACGGCTGCCACGAGAACTACCTGATGCGCCGCTCCACCGCGTTCGGCGACATCGTCCGCCACCTGATCCCGTTCTTCACCTCCCGCCAGGTGATCTGCGGGGCGGGCCGGGTCGGCATCGGATCCGACGCGCGCGACGCGGGCTTCCAGATCAGCCAGCGCGCCGACTTCTTCGAGGTCGAGGTGGGGCTGGAGACCACCCTGAAGCGCCCCATCATCAACACCCGGGACGAGCCGCACGCCGACCCGGACAAGTACCGCCGGCTGCACGTCATCATCGGCGACGCCAACATGAGCGAGCTGTCCACCTACCTCAAGCTGGGCACCACCTCGCTGGTGCTGGCGATGATCGAGGACGGCTTCATCGGGGTGGACCTCTCCCTGGAGACCCCCGTCGCCGACCTGCGGGCCTTCTCCCACGACCCGTCCCTCACCCACCAGGCCCGGCTGCGCGACGGCCGCCGGATGACCGCGCTGCAGATCCAGCGCGAGTACCTGGAGCTGGCCCAGAAGTACGTGCAGGACCGCTACGGCAGCGAGCCCGACGCCGACACCGCCGACATCCTGCAGCGCTGGGAGTCGGTGCTGGACCGGCTCTCCGAGGACCCGATGCGGCTCGCCGACGAGCTGGACTGGGTGGCCAAGCTCAAGCTGCTGGAGAGCTACCGCAGCCGGGACGGCATCGACTGGGACCACCACCGGCTCCAGCTGGTCGACCTGCAGTACTCCGACGTCCGCCGGGACAAGGGGCTGTACAACCGGCTGGTGGCCCGGGGGCGGATGCGGCGCCTGCTGGACGAGGCTGATGTGCAGCGCTCCATCACCGAGCCGCCGGAGGACACCCGCGCCTACTTCCGCGGCCGCTGCCTGGCCAAGTACGCCGACTCGGTGGCCGCGGCCTCCTGGGACTCGGTCATCTTCGACCTGCCCGGCTACGACTCCCTGCAGCGGGTCCCCACCCTCGAGCCCCGGCGCGGCACCAAGGAGCACGTGGGCGCCCTCCTGGACGCCTCCGACACCGCCGCCGACCTGGTCGCGGTGCTCACCGGCGGCCGCGGCTGACCGCACGGGGGCGCCCGGCCGGGCGCCCCGCATGCTCTCCCGCACCCACCCGGACCGGCCCGCTGTCCCCGGCCCCGCGCCCACCCCCGGGTGGTGGCCCGCCTCTGTCACGGCGATGTTGAGCCCGGGGTGGCGCTGCACCGCGGGTGGGGTGGGGCTCGACGAGGTGGGCGCGGGGCTGAGCGAGGCCGGTCCCGCAGCCTCCTCGCGGGGGAGCGGGCGCCCCGTTCCGTCCGCGGGGGACGGGGATTTTCTGCGCAGCGGGGGTTGTTCGCTATGCATATTACATGCAATGTGTTGCAAAGTGCTCCGATTGGACATGGCCACGGAACGCTCCCGCGCCCAGCGGGAGAGGAAGGAGCCCGCATGTCCCTGGCACAGCGACCGC containing:
- a CDS encoding response regulator, whose amino-acid sequence is MTDRPLRLLLVDDHPVVRRGLRAMFDERAEMEVVAEAADGREALAVLAGTAVDVVLMDLRMGGGMDGADATRAIGELPDAPPVLVLTTYDSDADILAAVEAGAAGYMLKDAPPDRLCEAVSAAARGETALSPGVAARLVGRLRTPRTALSPRETEILHLLARGLSNRALSRELFVSEATVKTHLGHIYDKLGVDNRTAAISVAMERGILRPR
- a CDS encoding sensor histidine kinase encodes the protein MHSAHRAPFAPLSAGTATVLAVLRGCLHAAFFLLLAVAAARLFTGGAGPADWAALAGAAVLGAVYACGPPLLRRLPGRRTALCWLALVTAVWAGLLLLSPDFSWLAFPLFFLHLHLLRRFHAVVAVAVITAAVIASQALHARELGTGMLLGPLLGAAFAVVIALGYATLYTESEQRRRLIEDLERARGELAESQHRAGALAERERLSREIHDTLAQGLSSIVLLLRSAEGAVRTDPGAAAARIADARDTAAENLAEARRFVRALAPPALSSGSLADALGRLCSRTSAESGIDCRFRLEGDPAPLPAGFEVALLRAGQVGLANVAAHSRARTAVVTLAYLDGEVALDVYDDGRGFDPAGVEHGRADGTGYGTRGLGDRVAELGGRLQLESAPGEGTALAVTLPLGPEPAGAEEEPPMNPSEPASSRRGDRP
- a CDS encoding FtsX-like permease family protein; its protein translation is MFVAVRDIRFAKGRFALMGSVVALITLLVVLLSGLTAGLADESVSAIDRLPATRIAFGAAGDADPEESFADSSVTAEQLRSWSGTDGVAWAEALAVTPARLELADGSAAAATVLAAEPGGRLAPEGTGDGALVVSEPLAEEEGLAAGDTVAVAGRDFTVGRVAGDDSYSHTPVVWTSLASWRDLAPDGAADVPAGTVIAAEAGGDAAAAADEAAGTVSATRSAGLAAIGAYSSENGSLMMIQGFLYAISALVAGAFLTVWTIQRTGDIAILKALGGSTGYLLRDALAQALAVLAAGSLIGGAAGAALGAAAASAVPFSVSAGTTLLPVAAMVALGMLGAVLAVRRITSVDPLTALGGVR
- a CDS encoding ABC transporter ATP-binding protein; translation: MSIELTDITLTYPDGDSRVTALDRVSLAAGPGELHAVVGPSGSGKSSLLAVAAALIRPDSGGVRIDGQEASGLSAAELSRLRMHRVGIVFQQPNLVSSLTAVEQLLAVEHMRGRPVRSHRAAAERMLAAVGLAGRGHRRPAQLSGGERQRVNIARALTGSPRVLVVDEPTAALDHERGAGIMDLLAEVTAEFGTATLVVTHDTEYLDRAGAVWEMRDGRLSARAAAAAAPG
- the dop gene encoding depupylase/deamidase Dop; translated protein: MTVRRIMGIETEYGISVPGNPGANAMVTSTQVVNAYLAASAARARKARWDFEEENPLRDARGFDLAREVADPTQLTDEDLGLANVILTNGARLYVDHAHPEYSAPEVTNPRDAVLWDKAGERVMADAAARASAVPGVEPIQLYKNNTDNKGASYGCHENYLMRRSTAFGDIVRHLIPFFTSRQVICGAGRVGIGSDARDAGFQISQRADFFEVEVGLETTLKRPIINTRDEPHADPDKYRRLHVIIGDANMSELSTYLKLGTTSLVLAMIEDGFIGVDLSLETPVADLRAFSHDPSLTHQARLRDGRRMTALQIQREYLELAQKYVQDRYGSEPDADTADILQRWESVLDRLSEDPMRLADELDWVAKLKLLESYRSRDGIDWDHHRLQLVDLQYSDVRRDKGLYNRLVARGRMRRLLDEADVQRSITEPPEDTRAYFRGRCLAKYADSVAAASWDSVIFDLPGYDSLQRVPTLEPRRGTKEHVGALLDASDTAADLVAVLTGGRG